One Agrococcus jenensis genomic region harbors:
- a CDS encoding ABC transporter permease — protein MSGTVVDGGLAAAGRVDHAAVARSSRAWGWWFVAEHRIRAMRSYVASAVIIGLGSPFLFLIGLGVGLGLLVDANQGSQGVDGVPYLVFLAPALAMAGAMQTSSQENTYGVFGGFKWFPMFFAMNGTPIGPAHIVLGFQVAVLVRVLVSLVAFVLVMMLFGIGDPLGALLLLPIGLLMATAVGFAVMSWVSTQTEDRGQLSFIERFVVVPLTLFSGTYFPLETLPAFLQWIGWISPLWHAAELGRAALYGAPLPAVMLLVHVGYLVLLAAVTCALSIRTFRKRLDK, from the coding sequence ATGAGCGGCACCGTCGTCGATGGCGGCCTGGCTGCGGCCGGGCGGGTCGACCACGCCGCCGTCGCGCGATCGTCGCGCGCGTGGGGGTGGTGGTTCGTCGCCGAGCACCGCATCCGCGCCATGCGGTCGTACGTCGCCTCCGCGGTGATCATCGGCCTCGGATCGCCGTTCCTCTTCCTCATCGGCCTCGGCGTGGGGCTCGGCCTGCTCGTCGACGCGAACCAGGGGTCGCAGGGCGTCGACGGCGTGCCCTACCTCGTGTTCCTCGCCCCCGCGCTCGCGATGGCCGGCGCGATGCAGACGTCGTCGCAGGAGAACACCTACGGCGTCTTCGGCGGCTTCAAGTGGTTCCCGATGTTCTTCGCCATGAACGGCACGCCCATCGGTCCCGCCCACATCGTGCTGGGGTTCCAGGTGGCTGTGCTCGTGCGGGTGCTCGTCTCGCTCGTCGCCTTCGTGCTCGTGATGATGCTCTTCGGCATCGGCGACCCGCTCGGCGCGCTGCTGCTCCTGCCGATCGGCCTGCTGATGGCGACGGCCGTCGGCTTCGCCGTGATGTCGTGGGTCTCGACGCAGACGGAGGATCGCGGGCAGCTGTCGTTCATCGAGCGGTTCGTCGTCGTGCCGCTCACGCTCTTCTCGGGCACCTACTTCCCGCTCGAGACGCTGCCGGCGTTCCTGCAGTGGATCGGCTGGATCTCGCCGCTCTGGCACGCGGCCGAGCTCGGCCGCGCCGCGCTCTACGGCGCGCCGCTGCCCGCCGTGATGCTGCTCGTGCACGTCGGCTACCTCGTGCTGCTCGCGGCCGTCACGTGTGCGCTCTCCATCCGCACCTTCCGAAAGAGGCTCGACAAGTGA
- a CDS encoding ABC transporter ATP-binding protein translates to MPAPVIEAKGLRKEYGDFTAVDGIDFAIEAGEAFGFLGPNGAGKSTTMRMIAATSTRTSGDLQVLGFDPESHGPEIRAQLGIVPQADQLDEELRVVDNLIVYGRYFGLPLPYVKRRAEELLEFAQLTEKRKARVDGLSGGMKRRLTIARGLINSPKAMLLDEPTTGLDPQARHVLWDRLFRLKEEGTTLVLTTHYMDEAEQLCDRLVVVDKGAIVAEGSPSSLIRQYSTREVLEVRFGSSRNAEAAERIEGIGSRIEVLPDRVLVYDDDGEAAMAAVHARGLQPVTSLVRRSSLEDVFLRLTGRSLVE, encoded by the coding sequence GTGCCAGCACCAGTGATCGAGGCCAAGGGCCTGCGCAAGGAGTACGGCGACTTCACCGCTGTCGACGGCATCGACTTCGCGATCGAGGCGGGCGAGGCCTTCGGGTTCCTCGGCCCCAACGGCGCCGGCAAGTCGACCACGATGCGGATGATCGCGGCCACGTCGACCAGGACGTCCGGCGACCTGCAGGTGCTCGGCTTCGACCCCGAGAGCCACGGTCCCGAGATCCGCGCGCAGCTCGGCATCGTGCCGCAGGCCGACCAGCTCGACGAGGAGCTGCGGGTGGTCGACAACCTCATCGTCTACGGCCGCTACTTCGGGCTGCCGTTGCCCTATGTGAAGCGCCGGGCCGAGGAGCTGCTCGAGTTCGCGCAGCTCACCGAGAAGCGCAAGGCCCGCGTCGACGGGCTCTCCGGCGGCATGAAGCGCCGCCTGACCATCGCGCGCGGCCTCATCAACAGCCCGAAGGCGATGCTGCTCGACGAGCCGACGACGGGGCTCGACCCGCAGGCCAGGCATGTGCTGTGGGACCGTCTCTTCCGGCTGAAGGAGGAGGGCACGACGCTCGTGCTCACCACGCACTACATGGACGAGGCCGAGCAGCTGTGCGACCGGCTCGTCGTGGTCGACAAGGGCGCGATCGTCGCGGAGGGCAGCCCGTCGTCGCTCATCCGGCAGTACTCCACGCGCGAGGTGCTCGAGGTCCGCTTCGGCTCGAGCCGCAACGCCGAGGCCGCGGAGCGCATCGAGGGCATCGGCTCGCGCATCGAGGTGCTGCCCGACCGCGTGCTCGTCTACGACGACGACGGCGAGGCCGCGATGGCGGCCGTGCACGCCCGCGGCCTGCAGCCGGTCACGAGCCTCGTGCGCCGCTCGAGCCTCGAGGACGTCTTCCTGCGCCTCACCGGACGGTCGCTGGTCGAATGA
- a CDS encoding helix-turn-helix domain-containing protein has protein sequence MDRITASSEQPLGVLELLSESAAARREIERAESALVRRARMEGFPWQAIADALGVTRQAVHKKHGKR, from the coding sequence ATGGACCGCATCACCGCATCGTCGGAGCAGCCGCTGGGCGTGCTCGAGCTGCTCTCCGAGTCCGCCGCCGCGCGGCGCGAGATCGAGCGCGCGGAGTCGGCGCTCGTCCGACGCGCAAGAATGGAGGGGTTCCCCTGGCAGGCCATCGCCGACGCGCTCGGCGTCACGCGCCAGGCGGTGCACAAGAAGCACGGCAAGCGGTAG
- a CDS encoding ABC transporter ATP-binding protein, whose amino-acid sequence MSERRGMFGRRRRDDDGPRASVRELLPYLFPKKGLLVGAIVLSVVGAGFALAQPALAQELIARVEQSRPLEWLPAVLLVIVVVGALLDGFQHFLLQVLGEHVVLRTRRTLVERMLRLPIAEFDARRIGDLVSRVGSDTTLLRAVLTQGLVESIGGLLTLIGAVIAMLVIDPLLLGLTVLVLAVAIAAMLAVMPLLTRASGKAQEQVGHLTSALERAISAVRTVRAAGATDREAAAIGERASGAFDAGVRVARISALVVPIFGVAMQLAFLVVLGVGGLRVATGEIGIAQLVGFLLFLFLMIMPLGQLAGAISAVSVALGALGRIQEIVRLPSETDADASAPLVPRADAPMVALEDVTFAYPAADEPRVVLEGVSFSVPAGTRTALVGPSGAGKSTTFALIERFYDATAGSVRIGGADVRDVDRDSLRARIGYVEQDAPVLAGSLRDNLRLGAPDATDAELLDALEAVNLGDLVRRASAGLDAEVGEGGVLLSGGERQRLAIARALLAATPILLLDESTANLDARNEASLKAALDVASEGRTTLVIAHRLATVVDADQIVVLDGGRVLARGTHDELLDASPLYRELAAHQLLAPAA is encoded by the coding sequence ATGAGCGAGCGACGAGGGATGTTCGGCCGGCGGCGGCGCGACGACGACGGGCCGCGCGCGTCGGTGCGCGAGCTGCTGCCCTACCTCTTCCCGAAGAAGGGGCTGCTCGTCGGCGCGATCGTGCTGTCGGTCGTCGGCGCCGGGTTCGCGCTCGCGCAGCCGGCGCTCGCGCAGGAGCTCATCGCGCGCGTCGAGCAGTCGCGGCCGCTCGAGTGGCTGCCCGCGGTGCTGCTCGTCATCGTCGTCGTGGGCGCGCTGCTCGACGGCTTCCAGCACTTCCTGCTGCAGGTGCTCGGCGAGCACGTGGTGCTGCGCACGCGGCGCACACTCGTCGAGCGGATGCTGCGACTGCCGATCGCGGAGTTCGACGCGCGGCGCATCGGCGACCTCGTGAGCCGCGTCGGCAGCGACACGACGCTGCTGCGCGCCGTGCTCACGCAGGGACTCGTGGAGTCGATCGGCGGGCTGCTGACGCTCATCGGCGCGGTCATCGCGATGCTCGTCATCGACCCGCTGCTCCTCGGCCTCACAGTGCTCGTGCTGGCCGTCGCGATCGCGGCGATGCTCGCCGTCATGCCCCTGCTCACCCGCGCGTCGGGCAAGGCACAGGAGCAGGTGGGGCACCTCACGAGCGCGCTCGAGCGCGCGATCAGCGCCGTGCGCACCGTGCGCGCCGCCGGCGCCACCGACCGCGAGGCCGCCGCGATCGGCGAGCGCGCGAGCGGCGCCTTCGACGCAGGCGTGCGGGTCGCGCGCATCTCAGCGCTCGTCGTGCCGATCTTCGGCGTCGCGATGCAGCTCGCGTTCCTCGTCGTGCTCGGCGTCGGCGGCCTGCGCGTGGCCACGGGCGAGATCGGCATCGCCCAGCTCGTCGGCTTCCTGCTGTTCCTCTTCCTCATGATCATGCCGCTCGGCCAGCTGGCCGGGGCGATCTCGGCCGTGAGCGTCGCGCTCGGCGCGCTCGGCCGCATCCAGGAGATCGTGCGGCTGCCGAGCGAGACGGATGCCGACGCCTCGGCGCCGCTCGTGCCGCGCGCGGATGCGCCAATGGTCGCCCTCGAGGACGTCACGTTCGCCTACCCCGCCGCCGACGAGCCGCGCGTCGTGCTCGAGGGCGTCTCGTTCTCGGTGCCCGCCGGCACGCGCACCGCGCTCGTCGGCCCATCCGGCGCCGGCAAGTCGACGACCTTCGCGCTCATCGAGCGCTTCTACGACGCGACCGCCGGCAGCGTGCGGATCGGCGGCGCGGACGTGCGCGACGTCGACCGCGACTCGCTGCGCGCGCGCATCGGCTACGTCGAGCAGGACGCCCCCGTGCTCGCCGGATCGCTGCGCGACAACCTGCGGCTCGGCGCCCCGGACGCGACCGACGCGGAGCTGCTCGACGCGCTCGAGGCGGTCAACCTGGGCGACCTCGTGCGGCGCGCGAGCGCCGGGCTCGACGCCGAGGTCGGCGAGGGCGGCGTGCTGCTCTCCGGCGGCGAGCGGCAGCGGCTCGCGATCGCCCGCGCGCTGCTCGCGGCCACGCCGATCCTGCTGCTCGACGAGTCGACCGCCAACCTCGACGCCCGCAACGAGGCGTCGCTCAAGGCGGCGCTCGACGTGGCGAGCGAGGGCCGCACGACGCTCGTCATCGCGCATCGACTCGCGACGGTCGTCGACGCCGACCAGATCGTCGTGCTCGACGGCGGTCGCGTGCTCGCGCGCGGCACGCACGACGAGCTGCTCGACGCGTCGCCGCTGTACCGCGAGCTCGCGGCGCACCAGCTGCTGGCGCCCGCAGCCTGA